The Bacteroidales bacterium nucleotide sequence GCTATTGCGACTCAAAATCTCAATCCGGATGTCTTTTTTTGGATAGGGCATGACCAGGGTTTCCGAAAAACTCTTCCTCAAATGTTTCGCCTCTTCAGTAAATTGCCATTCAGCGAAAAGGGTACAAAACCCATAACTATATATCAGGGTATTACTTTCTTTGTCGTACACTTTAAAATAGTACTCGCCCATTTGAAGGGAATCGATAAGTTGTTCAAAAGATCCTCCCCAGAAAGGTTCGCTTTTGATTTCATCTAATGAAAACAACTCATGTTGAGCATCTCCAGTATGATAGTAATCAATACGAAGTGTGCGGGGATAAAACCAGTCATCAAAGGAGGCTTTTGCTGCCAATGATACCAAAACGAGGCAAAGTATTCCGATAAATTTCATCAGGAGTGTATTGAGAATGGACAAACGAATATACAAAAGAAACCTTTGGCTCACCAAAGGAAGGATAGCCTTAAAAAGTTTTGTTCTCCTGACTCAGTTCGTCGGAAGCTTATCAAACAAAGCGTATTGAGGTTAGTATATCAGGTAAATAGTTCTTGATGGGGGAAAGCTGAATCCTCCCAGCCTGCTCATTGCCTGGGCGCTTCCGGAAGGTTTATTTACCACACTGCCTGAACCCGAGACATGCGACTGTACCTCTGGGCTGCCTTTATAAAAAACAGAGCCACTTCCTGAAATGGTAGCTTCCAATAAATCTCTGACAAATACATAGTTATTACCGGATCCTGAAATGGATGTCCGGCAGGAATCCATATCCAGTCCATAGGAGTCAATATTACCTGTTCCGCTGATGACTAATTCTCCTTTAGTGGCTTTTCCCCACAATTCAACATTGCCTGACCCCGCAATGGTAGCCAGAAGATTATTTACATGAATGGGCGCTTTAAAGGATCCGGACCCGGAAATGGTGAGCATTAATTGTTCTGAAATAATGGAATCTGATTGAATATTGCCAGAACCGGATATGTCCAACTCTGAAATATGATTAGTAAAAATTCTGATAATAAGAGGTTTACGTGGATTTAAACAAATGTCTCCCTCGGTTCTAAGTTCAAGCTTATTATTCCGGGTTTCAGTGATTATTTTGGGGATAAGGTTTGATTCTGCTTCAATAACTATGCTGTCAACTTTACTATGAGTAATGAATACAGAAAAATCGGAAGAAAGAGTAATAGCATCAAAGCCTGATCCCGGAATTCTTTTCTCTTTTACCATTTCGTTGTTTCCATCGATGCACTGAAGGTCACTACAGGATGTGGTGGCCAGTAGAATGAGAAATAATCCGAAAAACAGAAAAGGTTTCAAAGTAATGGAACTATTCATGATCGGGGATGAAAGAAGTTATCAATGCCTTTGACGTACAAGGCTATGAAAAGTTACAGTGAATTATGATTATTCCTAATAAGGAATGAGTATGCTTCGGGAAGTAATATGCAACAACCTTTTAGTCCTTGGTTTGAAGAAGAGAAGTGTTAATCCTGAAAATTTTACCGCTGCTCAATCCGGCAACATATAATCGTCCTTTATTGTCTTCTCCAAAGGTGCTGAAATTATTATTTTTAAACCTCCCGAACTCTATTGACTGCCATTTCCCATCTTTAAGTTGAAGTGTCCAGATCCGGTCAGAGCAATAATCGGCAAAGAAATATTGTCCATAGTAAAAAGATGTTTCAGAGCCCCTGAAGATATATCCTCCTGTTATAGAACATTCATCACCATGCGCGTAAGTGTGAACCGGAAATGCAAATGGTACATCTTTTATGCAGTTTTCCTGATTAAAGGGATCATTGCCTTCGAAACATCTCCATCCATAATTCTCTCCACCTTTACTCTCTGCAACTTGAAGATGGATCTCTTCTATTTTATTCTGACCTACATCTGCAATCCAGAGGTCGCCATTTAGCCTGTCGAAACTAAAACGCCAGGGATTTCTCAACCCGGTAGCCCAGATTTCGTGCTTATAGTTACTGTCGTTTACAAAAGGGTTATCAGCTGGAATAGAATATGGCACCGATTTGTCAACATCGATGCGAAGCATTTTCCCAAGCAGTTCATTAGGATTCTGTGACCTGTTTTCAGGATCTCCGGCTGCACCACCGTCTCCCATACCTATGTAAAGGTAACCATCCGGACCAAAAGTGATACAACCTCCATTATGATTAGAGTAAGGTTGTTTTATGCTCAGGATTTTAATTTCACTACTGGCATCAGCTGCATTGCCGTTATTGGGTTTTATGCTAAATCGGGAAATATGTGTTGAGTCTTCTGCACCTACATAATTGATATAGAAATACCCATTTTCTTTAAAATTGGGATGGAATGTAAGTCCAAGTAAACCTCTCTCACCTCCGTAAACAACCCTTTCATGGATATCAAGGAATGGCTCTGCCTGTTTATTCCCTGCAGAATCCAGTATATAAATGTATCCTTTCTGTCCAACAACGAACAACCGGTCATCACCTGCATTTGTTATACTACAGGGTTGATCAATATCTTTGGCAAAAGGGATGAGTTTTTCATCAATAGTTTTTTGATTGCATCCTATCAGGGTAATTACTCCTAATAATAAAAAAATCCTGTTGGTGAAAAATAGAGGTTTCATATGGTTTGGTTTTGAAGGACTGGTTTAATTTTTAACCCAACAACATGATAACCAGTTCAATGAGACTTTGTTATCCTGATATATTCGGGGTCTTTTACAAGAGTTTTAAAGGCAGGTTCCTTATTAAGTCGGGAATAATCTTTAAATCCTAGTTGAAAGGCATCTTCAAGTGCATTCAAAGCTTCCTTTTTTTGACCTTGCTGTATCAATATCAATGCAGCAAGGTAACGATGTTCAGAATTGGAGGGGTCAATAATACTGTAAAGTTCCACAAAATGGAAAGCCATTTCCAGGTTGCCCTGCCGGATAGACCTATTGGAGAGTGAGTAAGCATTGAGACTAAGGAATCCGAGCAGACGCTTATACATATGTGTTTCGTCTGATTGTGGCAATTTTTCTGAGGCAGAACGAAGTTTTTGGGACTCCTTCATCCACCAGTCGGGTTGTTCACTTTGAATACTAAGGGAATATTGTGACTGTAAGTTTATTTCGGTGGAAAGAATTTGTTCATTCCTTTGCTGTGCGGCAATAAAGGAAGGTTCTGTAATGACTCTGTCAATTTCTGAATTTAATGGTGTGAGATCTGTCAGACCTTCCAGGTATTGCCTCATTTTTACCAGGTACTTATAGCTGGTAACAAAATCTTTATTCTTTCGGGCACTATCTGCCAGGTTAAAATTATCATCGATGAACTGGTTGATCAGTACCCGGTTAAGGTTTACTGTTCCTTTTCGCATTCTGTCAAACTCCAGCCAGGTGAAAATCTGAGGTACAATTTCTGATGGTGGCCAGGCATGAGGGCCATCATATTCAAGAAGATAGTGAGTAGTACCCGTGGCTTCCAATTTTTTATCCAATTGATGCAATTCTGTATAATTAAAATCCCAGGTTCCGGCTATGGAGAGATAGCTGAATGTAATATCCTGTTGTGGGTTTTGAGCAGGTAGTCCGGCTCCGATTGCAATAATTCCTGCTATGTTGCCTTCGTTTAGTGCAAAGGATCCTGCCACTCTTGCCCCACCGGAAAAACCTGCAAGGTAAATAGCTTTGGAATCTGTGGAATAAGTTGAAGTAAGGTCTGAAAGCACTGTTTTGCATATCAGGTTAGTTTCAGCGGGGGACATTCCATTTTTAGAATTATTGGAGGCTGCGAGTATGAAGCCATATTTCTCAGCTTGTTCTTTAAACAGACGGACCGGTAACAATCCTTCGGCATGAGGATCAAAGCATAATAATACCGGCCATTTCTTTTCTT carries:
- a CDS encoding DUF2807 domain-containing protein; this translates as MNSSITLKPFLFFGLFLILLATTSCSDLQCIDGNNEMVKEKRIPGSGFDAITLSSDFSVFITHSKVDSIVIEAESNLIPKIITETRNNKLELRTEGDICLNPRKPLIIRIFTNHISELDISGSGNIQSDSIISEQLMLTISGSGSFKAPIHVNNLLATIAGSGNVELWGKATKGELVISGTGNIDSYGLDMDSCRTSISGSGNNYVFVRDLLEATISGSGSVFYKGSPEVQSHVSGSGSVVNKPSGSAQAMSRLGGFSFPPSRTIYLIY
- a CDS encoding PQQ-dependent sugar dehydrogenase — translated: MKPLFFTNRIFLLLGVITLIGCNQKTIDEKLIPFAKDIDQPCSITNAGDDRLFVVGQKGYIYILDSAGNKQAEPFLDIHERVVYGGERGLLGLTFHPNFKENGYFYINYVGAEDSTHISRFSIKPNNGNAADASSEIKILSIKQPYSNHNGGCITFGPDGYLYIGMGDGGAAGDPENRSQNPNELLGKMLRIDVDKSVPYSIPADNPFVNDSNYKHEIWATGLRNPWRFSFDRLNGDLWIADVGQNKIEEIHLQVAESKGGENYGWRCFEGNDPFNQENCIKDVPFAFPVHTYAHGDECSITGGYIFRGSETSFYYGQYFFADYCSDRIWTLQLKDGKWQSIEFGRFKNNNFSTFGEDNKGRLYVAGLSSGKIFRINTSLLQTKD